In the Streptomyces spororaveus genome, TCCCCGTCGCCGGCGGCATCGACGTCACCTTCCTCGAACCCCTCGGCGTCATCGGCGTGATCGCCCCGTGGAACTTCCCCATGCCGATCGCCGCCTGGGGCCTGGCCCCCGCCCTCGCCGCCGGCAACGCCGTCATCCTCAAGCCCGCCGAGACCACCCCGCTGACCGCCCTGCGCCTCGCCGAACTCGCACTCGAAGCCGGGATCCCCGAACACCTCTTCCAGGTGCTCCCCGGCCGCGGCGACACCGCCGGCGACGCGCTCGTCGAACACCCCGGCGTCGCGAAGATCGTCTTCACCGGGTCCACCCGCGTCGGCAAGCAGATCATGGCCAAGTGCGCCGACCGGGTGAAGCGCGTCACCCTCGAACTCGGCGGCAAGAGCCCCAACATCGTCTTCGCCGACGCCGACCTCGAAGCGGCGGCGGCCGCCGCCCCCATGGCCTTCCTCGACAACACCGGCCAGGACTGCTGCGCCCGCACGCGCATCCTCGTACAGCGCTCCGCCTACGACCGCTTCCTGGAGCTCGTCGCCCCCGGCATCGCGGCGGTGACCGTGGGCGACCCGCTCGACGAGAAGACGCAGATGGGCCCGCTGATCTCCCGGACCCAACTGGACCGCGTACGGTCCTTCGTCACCGACGACCTCACCGCGATCCGCGGCACCGCCCCCGAGGGCCCCGGCTTCTGGTACCCGCCCACCCTCGTCACGGACGTCGCCCCCACCGCGCCCGTGGCCGCCGAGGAGGTCTTCGGGCCGGTCGCCGTCGTCCTGCCCTTCGAGGACGAGGAGGACGCCGTACGCCTGGCCAACGCGACCGAGTACGGCCTCTCCGGCTCCCTCTGGACCCGCGACATCGGCCGCGCGCTGCGCGTCTCGCGCGCCGTCGCCGCCGGCAACCTGTCCGTCAACTCGCACAGCAGCGTCCGCTACTGGACCCCCTTCGGCGGCTACAAGCAGTCCGGACTCGGCCGCGAGCTCGGACCCGACGCCCTCACCGCTTTCACCGAGACCAAGAACGTCTTCATCAGCACGGAGGCCTGAACCACATGTCGAACGAAGAGATCATCTGCCGCCGCCTGGTCGGCCGTACCGCCGTCATCACCGGAGCCGGCAGCGGCATCGGCCTCGCCACCGCCCGCCGCCTGGCCTCCGAGGGCGCCAACATCGTGTGCGGCGACATCGACGAGACCGCGGGCAAGGCCGCGGCCGAAGAGGTCGGCGGCACCTTCGTCAAGGTCGACGTCACCAGCCCCGAGGAGGTCGAGGCCCTCTTCAAGACCGCCTTCGACACCTACGGCTCCGTCGACATCGCCTTCAACAACGCGGGCATCTCGCCCCCCGACGACGACTCCATCCTCACCACCGGCCTGGAGGCCTGGAAGCGCGTCCAGGACGTCAACCTCACCTCCGTCTACCTGTGCTGCAAGGCCGCCCTGCCCTACATGCAGCGCCAGGGCCGCGGCTCCATCATCAACACCGCCTCCTTCGTCGCCATCATGGGCGCCGCCACCTCCCAGATCTCCTACACCGCCTCCAAGGGCGGGGTCCTGGCCATGTCCCGCGAGCTCGGCGTGCAGTTCGCCCGCGAGGGCATCCGCGTCAACGCCCTGTGCCCCGGGCCCGTGAACACCCCGCTGCTGCAGGAGCTGTTCGCCAAGGACCCCGAGCGCGCCGCCCGCCGCCTCGTCCACATCCCGCTGGGCCGCTTCGCCGAGCCCACCGAGATCGCCGCCGCCGTCGCCTTCCTAGCCAGCGACGACTCCTCCTTCATCAACGCCACCGACTTCCTCGTCGACGGCGGGATCTCCGGCGCGTACGTGACCCCCCTGTAGGCCGCACCGCCCCCGCACTCCGGCCGGCCGGGCCCGCGAGGTGCCCGGCCGGTCCCTCCGGGCTGTCCCGATCCCCCGAAGGAGCAGCATGCACACAACCGTGCGGAGAACATGGGCGGCCCCCCTCGCCCTCGTGGCGGTCACCGGATCCGCCTTCCTGACGGCCCCGCCGGCCCAGGCGGCGCACACCCCCTGTCCCCGGGTCACCATCGGCTCCGGCTGGTACGGGGACAACCGGGCCCGCCTCCAGGAGCTCATCGACCACTACGGCAGCTGCCGCCCGCACCGGCCCGGCCGCGCCAAGCCCGTCGCCGTCTTCGACTGGGACAACACCGTCGTCAAGAACGACGTCGGCGACGCCACCATGTTCTGGCTCCTGCGCAACGGCCGGATCCGCCAGCCCGCCGCCGGGGACTGGTCCACCACCAGCCGCCACCTCACCCCCGCCGCCACGAAGGCCCTGGCCGACGCCTGCGCGGACCTCGCCCGCCCCGGCGCGCCCCTGCCCACCGGAACCCCCGCGGGTGCGGCCTGCGCCGACGAGATCAACGCCGTCTACGGCACCGCCGCGACCCGCACCGGAGCCCCCGCCTTCGCCGGCTGGGACCGCCGCACGACCGAACCCTCGTACGCCTGGCTCCCCCAGCTGATGCAGGGCTGGACCGCCCGCGAGATCCGCGGCTTCGCCGCCGCGGCCCGCACCGAGAACCTCGCCGCGCCCGTCGGCGCCACGCAGCGGGTCGGCACCACGACCACCGCCACCGGCTGGGTCCGCTACTACGACCAGCAGACAGACCTGATCAAGGGCCTCCGGAAGGCCGGCTTCGACGTGTGGATCAGCTCCGCCTCCCCGCAGCCCGTGGTCGAGGTCTGGGCCCGGAGCGCCGGCATCGGGGCCGACCACGTCATAGGCATCCGCAACACCACCACGAACGGCGGCAGGTTCACCGCCCACCTCCAGGGCTGCGGAACCACCGAGGACGGCGCCGACACGATGATCACCTACATCGACGGCAAGCGCTGCTGGATCAACAAAGAGGTCTTCGGCGTACGCGGCGCGGCCGCCGAGCAGGTACAGCCCGCCGCCCGCCGCCAGGTGTTCGCGGCAGGCGACTCCGACACCGACATCTCCTTCCTGCGCGACGCCACCGCCCTACGGCTCGTCGTGAACCGCAACAAGAACGAACTGATGTGCCGGGCGTACGACAACGGCGACGGCCGCTGGATCGTCAACCCCATGTTCATCGAGCCCAAGAAGCGCAGGACCGACCCCTACCCGTGCGCGACGACCGGCTACGTCGACCACGACGGCACCAAGGCACCGGTCCTGCGGGCCGACGGGAGCGTCGTCCCCGACCAGGCCGACTCCGTGTACTAGGGGGTATCGGCCCTAGAGAAAGGTGCGACCCTCGCCGCGGTAGGTCGGGACGCTGTCGGTGACCCGATCGCCCTCGATCAGGTGCAGGGTGTCGAACCGCTCGCACAGTTCGCCCGCCTTCGCGTGCCGGAACCAGACCCGGTCGCCGATCAGCAGATCGTCGGCCGGGCTCCCCAGCAGCGGGGTCTGCACCTCGCCCGCGCCCTCCTGGGGGTCGTAGCGGAGCCCCTGGGGCAGGTACGGAACCGGCAGCCGGTCCGCCCCGGCCGCGCCGGAGGCCGGATAGCCGCCCCCGAGCACCGTCACCACCCCCACCCCGGGCCTGCGCACCACGGGCTGGGCGAACAGGGCCGCCGGACGCCCGCTGAACGACGTGTAGTTGTCGAACAGCCGGGGCACGTACAGGCCGGACCCCGCCGCGATCTCGGTCACCGCGTCCTCGGCGGCCGTCTGCTGCACACTGCCGGTCCCGCCGCCGTTGACGAACTCCAGATCCGGTACGACGGCCCGCACGGCCCGCACCACCTCGGCGCGGCGCGCGGCCAGCTCCTTGCGGGCGGCGCCCTGCATCAGCCGGATCGTCCGCGACCGCAGCGGGCGACCCGCCAGCGAGTCCCCGACCCCGGCGACGTGCCCCTCGTACGCCATCAGCCCCACGACGCGGAACCCGGGCCGGGCGGCCACCGCCCGGGCCAGCCCGGCCAGTTGCTCGGGCTCGCGCAGCGGGGACCGGCGGGCCCCGATCCGTACCCGGCCGCCGAACAGCCGCAGGGCCGTGTCCAGCTCCAGGCAGACCCGGATCTCCTCGGCGCCGCCGTCCCGGGCGGCGTCGATCAGGTCCAGCTGCGCGGGATCGTCCACCAGCACCGTGACCGCGCCGGCCAGCTTGGCGTCGTTCGCCAGCTCGCCGAAGCCGGCCCGGTCGGCGGACGGATAGGCGAGGAGGACGTCCTCGAACCCGGAGCGGGCCAGCCAGAGCGACTCGGCGAGAGTGAACGACATGATCCCGGCGAACCCGGGGCGGGCGAGGACCCGTTCGAGCAGCGCCCGGCACCGAACCGACTTGCTCGCGACCCGGACCGGCTTGCCGGCGGCGCGGCGGACCAGATCGTCGGCGTTGGCGTCGAAGGCGTCGAGATCCACGACGGCCAGCGGCGCGTCCAGGTGCGCGGTCGCCCGGTCGTACCGGGCGCGGTCGGCGGCGGGGGAGTTCATGGGCGGCAGCTTGCCAGAGGTCTCTACCGGTGGGTAGAGGTCGCCCACCCGCCCCTTCCCTCAGGGGGCTGGGGGTGGTGCGGCCGGCTGTGCCGGTGCGGCTCAAGGATCGGGGCTCCGCCCCGGACCCCGCGCCTCACACGCCGGCGGGGCCGGACCGGCTCCGGCGAGGCCGGATCGGCCCCCGGCGGGGCTGGGGAGTCGTGCGGGCACCCGTGGGTGCCGGGCGGCGGCGACGCCGTAGAGTACGGGCAGGCAGCCGTACGGAACGGGGGGCGGAGCCGCCGGATGACCACGACGACACCGCGGACCGAGATCCTGGGTGAGCCCGAACAGACCCCCCGGCCCCCGCACGCGCAAGCGCCCCCGCGCCACCCCGCCCGACTCGTCGCCGCCACGCTCTGCGTCCTCCTCGGCAGCGGCCTCGTCGGCGGGGCCGCCCTCACCACCTGGGCCGAACACCGCGCCGCGAGCCGCCCCCTGCCCGCCGACGCCGCCTACCGCAAGGCCGGATCGCTGTGGCGCGCCGCCCCCGTCGACAGCCTGTTCCCGCCCGTCCTGACCGGCCCCTCCGCCGGCCCCGGCGGCTCCGACCGTACGTGGACCCGGACCGCGCTCGCCCCCGACGCCGACTGCCCGGCGGCCCTCGCCGCCGACTGGCAGGCCCTGCTGGCCGCCACCGGCTGCACCCGCGTGCTGCGCGCCACCTACACCGACGCCACCCGCAGTTCCCTGATCACCGTCGGCATGGTCTTCACCCCCGCGGACGCCCCCGCCATGACCGCCCTCAAGGGCCGGATCCCCGCCCCGCCCGCGTACGGGTTCACCGACGCCCAGCGCGCCGCCTGGGCCACCTCCGTACCCGCCGAGGCACCCGTCATCGTCTACGCCGTCTCCGCCTTCGCCGACGGCCGGCCCCTGGACGCACCCCGCCCCGCCGAGGACCTGATGAAGAAGGACGCCACGGGAGCCGCCGCCCAGGCCGGCCTCGGCCACGAGGCCCGGGCGCTCGCCGACCGCGTCGGCCGGGGCCTGACCGGCCTCGCCGCACCACCCGCCACACCCACAGCACACGCCGCACCCACCCCGGAGCCCGCCCGATGATCCGCCGGGCCTCCGGGCAGGCGGCCACCGCCCTGCTCGCCGCCACCCTCCTCGTGTCCGCCACCGCGTCCCCCGCCGCCGCCGACAACATCCGCGACCGCCAGTGGGGCCTGCTCGCCCTGCGCGCCGAGGAGGCCTGGGGGACCACCCGGGGCGACGGCGTGACCGTCGCCGTCCTCGACACCGGCGTCGACGAATCCCATCCCGACCTCTCCGGCCAGGTCCTCGCCGGTACCGACCTCATCGGCATGGGCGCCGGTCCCGGCGACCGCGCCTGGGCCCGCCACGGGACCGCCATGGCGAGCATCATCGCCGGACACGGCCACGGCCCCAGCCGTGGCCAGGGTGTCCTCGGTGTCGCGCCGCAGGCCCGGATCCTGCCCGTCCGGGTGATCCTCGAAGAGGGCGACCCGGGCCGCGCCAAGGCCCGCGACAGCAAGGGCGGGGCCCTCGCCGACGGCATCCGCTGGGCCGCGGACCACGGGGCCGACGTGATCAACCTGTCCCTCGGCGACGACAGCGACTCCGCCCACCACGAGGCGGGCGAGGACGAGGCCGTCCAGTACGCCCTCGCCAAGGGGGTGGTCGTCGTGGCCTCCGCGGGCAACGGCGGTGAGGCGGGCGACCGCGTCTCCTACCCGGCCGCCTACCCGGGGGTCATCGCCGTCACCGCCGTCGACCGCCGCGGCAGGAAGGCCAAGTTCTCCACCCGCAACTGGTACGCCACCGTCAGCGCACCCGGCGTCGACGTCGTCATCGCCGACCCCGACCGCTCGTACTACGAGGGCTGGGGCACCAGCGCCGCGGCGGCCTTCGTCTCCGGCGCCGTGGCCCTCGTCCTGGCCGCCCACCCGGACCTGACCCCGGCCCAGGTGAAGAAGCTGCTGGAGACGACCGCCTCCGACTCCCCGGCCGGCGGCCGTGACGACGCCCGGGGCCACGGGCTGGTCGATCCCGTCGCCGCCCTCCAGGCCGCCGACGACATCCGCCCGGAGGGTTCCGCGCCCGCGCCCGCCGCGGCCGGGAGCACGTACTTCGGCCCCGGCCCCGAACCGGTCCGCCCGCCCGAGCGGGGCGCCCGGCTGGGGGCGCCGGCGGCGGCGGTCGCCGGGGCGGTGCTGCTCGTCCTGGCCGCCGTACTGGCACGGCGCCCGCGGCGGGGCGGCCGGGGCCGCGGCGAGGACCCGTACCCGGCACAGTAGGGTCGGGTAACTGTGGCGAACATGGCGAACAAGAACATTCCCGACCCGGGCTTCTCCGACGACGACGGCTCCGCGGATCCCCGGCTGACCGCGGCCCTGGCCGCCTGGTCCGAGGACCGGGCGAAGGAGCCGGAGGTGCTGGCCGCGCTCAAGGGCGCCCGCCTGCTGGTCCCGGTGGTCGCCGTCCTCGGCGAGGTGGAGACCGACCCGGAGACGGGCCTCAAGCGCGAGAAGACCAGCGACATGGCCGTCCCGACCCTGCGGGCGGGCGACCGGCGGGCCCTGCCCGCCTTCACCTCGATCGCCTCGCTCGCGCTCTGGGACCCCGCGGCCCGGCCGGTGGCCGTCCCGCTGCACCAGGCACTGGCGGCCGCCGCGCACGAGAAGGCCGACACCGTGGTCCTGGACCTGGCCGGCCCCGTCACCTACCAGCTGACCGGCTCCGCGCTGCTCGCGCTCGCCGAGGGCCGCACCGACGCGGGTCCGCTGGCCGACCCCGCCGTACGGGAGGCCGTACGGGCCGCCGTGTCCGCCGAGCCGGCCGTCCTGCGCGCCCACCTCGGGCGGGGCGGCGCCGACTCCGACGGCACCCTGGCGATCGTGCTGGCCGAGGGCGCGCAGGCGTCGGCCGCGGCCCGGCGCGTGGCCGAGGCACTGGCGGCGGACACCACGCTGCGGGCCCGGCTGGTCCGCGGCCTGGACCTGGCGCTGCTGCCGTCGGACGCCCCGGCGCCGCCCGGCGAGCCGCTGTTCAGCCGCTGACCGAGAGGAGCGCCCGCGGGGGACCGGACGGCCCTGCGTGCGGCCCCCGGACATGACGACGGCCGGTGCGCTCCGCGGGGAGCGCACCGGCCGCTGTCACGGGACGGTCGGGTCGGGTCGGCTCAGCCGAAGACGGGCCCCGTGAACTTCTCGCCCGGACCCTGGCCCGGCTCGTCCGGCACGATCGAGGCCTCGCGGAAGGCCAGCTGGAGCGACTTCAGACCGTCGCGCAGCGGGGCCGCGTGGAAGGAGCTGATCTCGGTGGCGCTCGCGGTGACCAGGCCGGCCAGGGCCGTGATCAGCTTGCGGGCCTCGTCGAGGTCCTTGTGCTCGGAGTCCGGCTTGTCCAGGCCCAGGTTGACCGCCGCGGCGCTCAGCAGGTGCACGGCCACCGTGGTGATCACCTCGACGGCGGGCACGTCCGCGATGTCGCGGGTCATGGTGTCGTAGTCGGGGGCGCCGTCGGCAGTGGGTTCGGTGGGGGGTGTCGCGTCAGTCATGCGCCCCACGATATGCCGTGCGGCGGGCTTGCGGCGCGGGTGCTAGTATGTACTTCGACCGGCCGGACACTTCTGTGCCCGGCCCACAAGTGGAGGCTCCGTTCTCCCACCTGACTGCCCTCCGGGGCGGCGGGTCACCCGGTCAGGCGGCATCCATCGTTCCGTACGGACGATGGAAAGCTGCCCGAGTTTACGCCCCGCGGTATGCACGCGGCGGTGTTCCGGTTGTTTTGGAGCCCCTGCCTGTGCCCGGCGGGGCTTTTTGCATTCTCCCGCTGCGGTCGGTCTGACGGAAATACACGTCAGCGGCTGTCTGCCAGGCAGCCGTGTGGTGCTACCGAGGAGGATCCATCAGCACCGAGCCCCGCATCAACGACCGGATTCGCGTTCCCGAGGTACGGCTTGTCGGTCCCAGCGGCGAGCAGGTCGGCATCGTGCCGCTTGCCAAGGCGCTTGAGCTCGCGCAGGAGTACGACCTCGACCTGGTCGAGGTCGCGGCGTCCGCACGCCCGCCGGTCTGCAAGCTCATGGACTACGGCAAGTTCAAGTACGAGTCGGCCATGAAGGCCCGTGAGGCGCGCAAGAACCAGGCGCACACGGTCATCAAGGAAATGAAGCTCCGGCCGAAGATCGACCCGCACGACTATGACACCAAGAAGGGTCACGTCGTTCGGTTCCTCAAGCAGGGCGACAAGGTCAAGATCACGATCATGTTCCGTGGTCGCGAGCAGTCCCGGCCGGAACTCGGCTACCGACTGCTGCAGCGTCTCGCTTCGGACGTCGAGGACCTCGGGTTCATCGAGTCGAACCCGAAGCAGGACGGCCGAAACATGATCATGGTCCTCGGTCCGCACAAGAAGAAGACCGAGGCGATGGCCGAAGCCCGCGAGGCGCAGGCCGCCCGCAAGGCGGAGCGCCAGGGTGTCGCCCACACCGATGACGAGGCTCCTTCCGAGGACGCCGCCGTCGAGGTCGATGACACCACCGAGGTCGCCTCTGTCGAGGCCACCGAGGCCGCTGCCGAAGAGGCGCCGGCCGACGAGGCGAACGCCGAGGCCTGATTCCGAGGCAGCCCGTCTCGGATCACCGAAACAAGCATGACGCTCCCGTCAGTCCGGTCCCGCATCGGACCGGTGGGAGCGCCACCGACGAGGAGATAACGGCGCCATGCCGAAGAACAAGACGCACAGCGGTACCAAGAAGCGCTTCAAGGTCACCGGCTCCGGCAAGGTGCTCCGTGAGCGCGCCGGCAAGCGCCACCTGCTCGAGCACAAGTCGTCCCGTGTCACCCGCCGCCTCACCGGTAACGCGGAGATGGCTCCCGGCGACGCCGCGAAGATCAAGAAGCTTCTCGGCATCTGACGTTCTCCGCTCCCGCCAGGGAGCGGACGTCGGACCGGGACCCCATCGAATTCGGGCCGTGTGAAGACACCCACGGCCCCGCTACAAGGAGTTAACAAGTGGCACGCGTCAAGCGGGCAGTAAACGCCCACAAGAAGCGCCGGGCGATCCTCGAGGCGGCCTCCGGCTACCGCGGTCAGCGTTCGCGCCTGTACCGCAAGGCCAAGGAGCAGGTCACCCACTCGCTGGTCTACAACTTCAACGACCGCAAGAAGCGCAAGGGCGACTTCCGTCAGCTGTGGATCCAGCGCATCAACGCCGCTGCCCGCCAGAACGGCATGACGTACAACCGCCTCATCCAGGGTCTGAAGGCCGCCAACATCGAGGTGGACCGCAAGATCCTCGCGGAGCTGGCCGTCAACGACGCCAACGCGTTCGCCGCGCTCGTCGAGGTCGCGCAGAAGGCGCTTCCGGCCGATGTGAACGCCCCCAAGGCCGCTGCCTAAGGGCTAGCCGGCCCAGCTCACCCAGGGCCGGCCCCCACGGACCCGCAGGCATTCGCCTGCGGGTCCGTGTGCTTTCCCGCCCGCACCGCCCGTACCGCCCGCACCACCCCGCTCCGCCCTGCCCCGTCCCGCCCGGAACCCCGAGAGAGAACCGCACACACCATGGGTCACCCCGACGAGCTGATCTCCCCCCGATCCCCGCGGGTGGCCGCCGCCAGGCGACTGGCGCGGCGCAACTTCCGCACCAAGGAGCGCCGCTTCATCGCCGAGGGGCCGCAGGCCGTCCGCGAGGCCGTCGAGCACCGCGGTCCCACGGGCGCGTCGACCCTGATCGAGCTGTTCGCCACCGTCGAGGCCGCCGAGCGCTACTCCGGGATCATCGAGGCCGCCCTGGACGCGGGCGCCCGTGTGCACTACGCCTCCGACGAGGTGCTCGCCGAGGTCTCCCAGACGGTCACCCCGCAGGGCCTGGTCGGCGTCTGCCACTTCCTGGACTCCCCGTTCGAGGAGATCCTGAGGGCCCGGCCGAAGCTCGTCGCCGTCCTCGCGCACGTCCGCGACCCCGGCAACGCCGGTACGGTGCTGCGCTGCGCCGACGCCGCCGGCGCCGACGCGGTGGTGCTGACCGACGCCTCGGTGGACCTCTACAACCCCAAGTCGGTACGGGCCTCCGTCGGCTCCCTCTTCCACCTCCCGGTCGCCGTCGGCGTTCCGGTCGAGCAGGCCGTCGAGGGGCTCCGGGCGGCGGGCGTACGGATCCTGGCGGCCGACGGCGCGGGCGAGGACGACCTCGACGCCGAGCTGGACGCGGGCACCATGGGCGGGCCCTCCGCCTGGGTCTTCGGCAATGAGGCCTGGGGCCTGCCGGAGGAGACCAGGGCCCTGGCGGACGCCGTCGTACGGGTCCCGATCCACGGAAAGGCCGAGAGCCTGAACCTCGCGACGGCCGCCGCCGTGTGCCTCTACGCGTCCGCGCGTGCACAGCGGGCGCCCGGAGGGTGCCGCTCTGTGACCCCCAGCTAGTAATGTGGCGGCCCGGGGGGCCCACTGCGCTACTCGGAGATGTGGGGTACGGGGACATGACCGTCGGTACGAACAGCTTGCCGGGAACCGACACGACGGCCGGTCCGTCGGCGCCGGGCTCCCCCTGCGCCCGCACGGGCGGGCCCGCGGATGACGCCGTGCCCCCCGCCCGGGCCTCCGAAGCGCTGCGCGGCGTACCGCCGCAGGGCGCGCCCCGCGGGGCGGTCCTGGGCGGCGGTGCCCCCGGTGAGGGGTTCAGCTTCGGGATCGACCCCGACTGCCTGCCCGACGGGCTCGTCGTCGCCGACGCCACCGGGCACGTGATCTGCTTCAACCGGGCCGCGGCCCGGATGACCGCGACCGACCCCGCCCAGGCGCTCGGCACGCGCATCGAGCGGGCGCTCCCGCTGGAGGACCTCGAAGGGCGCCGCTGGTGGGCGCTGACCGACCCGTACGGGGGCCTCGCCACCCGCCGCGGACAGCCCGAGCGGAACCTGCTGCTCCCCGGCGGCCGCGAGGTGCTGGTCTCCGCCAGCTACATCCGTACGCACCCCACCGGCCCGCTGCGCCGCCTCGTGGTCACCCTCCGCGGTACCGAGGCCCGCCGGCGCACCGAGCGCAGCCACGCCGAGCTCATCGCCACCGTCGCCCACGAGCTCCGCTCCCCCCTGACCTCGGTCAAGGGGTTCACGGCCACCCTGCTCGCCAAGTGGGAACGGTTCACCGACGACCAGAAGCGGCTGATGCTGGAGACGGTCGACGCCGACGCCAACCGCGTCACCCGCCTCATCGCCGAACTCCTCGACATCTCGCGCATCGACTCCGGCCGTCTGGAGGTCCGCCGCCAGCCGGTGGACATCGCCACCGCCGTCGGCCGCCACGTGCAGGCGCTCACCGCCAACGGGCAGGACCCCGAGCGGTTCCTCCTGAGCGTCAGCCGCCCGCTCCCCGATCTGTGGGCCGATCCGGACAAGATCGACCAGATCCTCGGCAACCTCCTGGAAAATGCGGTGCGCCACGGAGAGGGAACGGTCACCATCGGGGTGTCGCCGCATGAGAAGGGAACCGCCGTCACCGTGACCGACGAAGGCCCCGGGATCCCCGAGGAGTCGATGGGCCGCGTCTTCACCCGCTTCTGGCGGGGGAGCAAGCGCGGCGGCACCGGCCTGGGCCTGTACATCGTCAAGGGCATCGTGGAGGCCCACGGCGGGACCATCACGGTCGGCCGCGGCCCCGGCGGCGGCGCCGAGTTCCGATTTATCCTGCCCGTGAGCGCCCCCGCGTACCTCACGCAGTAGTCCTGCGGAGCGTCCCGGCAGGCGGCCCACGGGCTCCTTCACCCCCAGCGGCCTTTAGACTCGTCCTTTGGCACCCTTGTGTCTCTGTGTCGATCGTTCTGATCGTGCCGTACGGGGACCCACCAGCCAGCCATCGGAAGTACGGGAAGAGATGTCGGCACCGAACAAGTCGTACGACCCTGTCGAGGTCGAGGCACTGAAACCGGAAGAGATCGAGCGCATGCGGGACGAGGCGCTCGCCGCCTTCGCGTCCGCCGGCGACCTCGACGCGCTGCGTGAGGCGAAGACCGCGCACATGGGCGACCGCTCGCCCCTGGCGCTCGCCAACCGCGAGATCGGCGCGCTGCCCCCGCAGGCCAAGGCCGAGGCGGGCAAGCGCGTGGGACAGGCCCGCGGCGCCGTG is a window encoding:
- a CDS encoding TrmH family RNA methyltransferase, coding for MGHPDELISPRSPRVAAARRLARRNFRTKERRFIAEGPQAVREAVEHRGPTGASTLIELFATVEAAERYSGIIEAALDAGARVHYASDEVLAEVSQTVTPQGLVGVCHFLDSPFEEILRARPKLVAVLAHVRDPGNAGTVLRCADAAGADAVVLTDASVDLYNPKSVRASVGSLFHLPVAVGVPVEQAVEGLRAAGVRILAADGAGEDDLDAELDAGTMGGPSAWVFGNEAWGLPEETRALADAVVRVPIHGKAESLNLATAAAVCLYASARAQRAPGGCRSVTPS
- a CDS encoding sensor histidine kinase, producing MTVGTNSLPGTDTTAGPSAPGSPCARTGGPADDAVPPARASEALRGVPPQGAPRGAVLGGGAPGEGFSFGIDPDCLPDGLVVADATGHVICFNRAAARMTATDPAQALGTRIERALPLEDLEGRRWWALTDPYGGLATRRGQPERNLLLPGGREVLVSASYIRTHPTGPLRRLVVTLRGTEARRRTERSHAELIATVAHELRSPLTSVKGFTATLLAKWERFTDDQKRLMLETVDADANRVTRLIAELLDISRIDSGRLEVRRQPVDIATAVGRHVQALTANGQDPERFLLSVSRPLPDLWADPDKIDQILGNLLENAVRHGEGTVTIGVSPHEKGTAVTVTDEGPGIPEESMGRVFTRFWRGSKRGGTGLGLYIVKGIVEAHGGTITVGRGPGGGAEFRFILPVSAPAYLTQ